One Poseidonibacter antarcticus genomic window carries:
- the lspA gene encoding signal peptidase II has product MKKELLLSIIIFVVLFSIDQIVKFGFANFDWNKEGPYMSLHLAYNYGVAFSMFSFLSEYLKYIQLAMVTAGFIYLLNNKNLFKEYYLPIALLFTGGLSNILDRFTYGGVVDYFYWHYGFEFAIFNLADVIINCAVAIIIYMQIKQWKNERKLKS; this is encoded by the coding sequence ATGAAAAAAGAGTTACTTTTATCAATAATTATTTTTGTAGTTTTATTTTCAATTGACCAAATAGTAAAATTTGGATTTGCTAATTTTGATTGGAATAAAGAGGGCCCTTATATGTCTTTACATTTGGCATATAATTATGGTGTTGCATTTTCAATGTTTTCATTCTTATCAGAATATTTAAAATATATACAATTAGCAATGGTTACAGCTGGATTTATTTATTTATTGAATAATAAGAATTTATTTAAAGAATATTATTTGCCAATTGCCTTGCTATTTACAGGTGGTTTATCAAATATCTTGGATAGATTTACATATGGTGGAGTAGTTGATTACTTTTATTGGCATTATGGTTTTGAATTTGCAATTTTTAATTTAGCAGATGTAATTATAAATTGTGCGGTTGCTATTATTATTTATATGCAAATAAAACAATGGAAAAATGAAAGAAAACTTAAAAGTTAA
- the glmM gene encoding phosphoglucosamine mutase produces MKLFGTDGVRGEAGTFLDAITVLKLAMAAGIYFRKHSTTKRILVGKDTRRSGYMIENALVSGLTAVGYDVIQIGPMPTPAIAYLTESMRCDAGIMISASHNPYEDNGIKFFDNHGDKLSVDSEKRIEEIFRDTETMSSNQLTGRNIGASKRIDDVIGRYIVSIKSSFPKDLTLHGLRIVLDCANGAAYKVGPTILEELGADVITINHKPNGYNINDKCGAMHPEEVSKLVKEYRADIGFALDGDADRLVVVDETGEIVDGDKLIGALCKYLKDIKLLQGNACVATVMSNKALEDYLAKDDIKLHRSNVGDKYVLEVMKKEGINFGGEQSGHIIFSDTAKTGDGLASALQVLALILKSGKKVSEVLNPFELYPQILFNMKVSEKLPLADIKGLDELLKPLREKGMRDLIRYSGTENKIRLLLEGKNKKDVEDGMEILKSFFKKVL; encoded by the coding sequence ATGAAACTATTTGGAACAGATGGAGTAAGAGGAGAGGCAGGTACTTTTTTAGATGCAATCACTGTATTGAAATTAGCAATGGCTGCAGGTATTTATTTTAGAAAACATTCAACAACAAAAAGAATACTTGTTGGAAAAGACACTAGAAGAAGCGGATATATGATTGAAAATGCCCTTGTAAGTGGGCTTACAGCTGTAGGTTATGATGTTATACAAATAGGACCAATGCCTACACCTGCTATTGCATATTTAACTGAGAGTATGAGATGTGATGCTGGTATTATGATTTCTGCATCGCATAATCCTTATGAAGATAATGGAATTAAATTCTTTGATAATCATGGTGATAAATTAAGTGTAGATTCTGAAAAAAGAATAGAAGAAATTTTTAGAGATACAGAAACTATGAGTTCTAATCAACTTACAGGTAGAAATATAGGTGCTTCAAAAAGAATTGATGATGTTATTGGAAGATATATTGTTTCTATTAAAAGCTCTTTTCCTAAAGATTTAACTTTACATGGTTTAAGAATTGTTCTAGATTGTGCAAATGGTGCTGCATATAAAGTTGGACCTACAATTTTAGAAGAATTAGGTGCAGATGTTATTACAATAAACCATAAACCAAATGGTTATAATATCAATGATAAATGTGGGGCTATGCATCCTGAAGAAGTATCAAAACTAGTAAAAGAATATAGAGCGGATATTGGTTTTGCTCTTGATGGTGATGCTGATAGACTAGTTGTTGTTGATGAAACAGGTGAAATTGTTGATGGAGATAAATTAATTGGAGCACTTTGTAAATATTTAAAAGATATTAAATTATTACAAGGTAATGCATGTGTTGCAACAGTAATGTCAAATAAAGCATTGGAAGATTATTTAGCAAAAGATGATATTAAATTACATCGTTCTAATGTTGGGGATAAATATGTTCTTGAAGTTATGAAAAAAGAGGGTATAAATTTTGGTGGTGAACAAAGTGGTCATATAATTTTCTCTGATACTGCAAAAACAGGTGATGGATTAGCTTCAGCACTTCAAGTTTTAGCCTTGATTCTAAAATCAGGTAAAAAAGTAAGTGAAGTACTAAATCCATTTGAGCTTTATCCTCAAATCTTATTCAATATGAAAGTAAGTGAAAAATTACCTTTAGCAGATATTAAAGGTTTAGATGAATTACTTAAACCTTTACGTGAAAAAGGTATGAGAGATTTAATCAGATATTCCGGAACAGAAAATAAAATTAGACTTCTCTTAGAAGGTAAAAACAAAAAAGATGTTGAAGACGGAATGGAAATATTAAAGTCATTCTTCAAAAAAGTTTTATGA
- the rpsT gene encoding 30S ribosomal protein S20 produces the protein MANHKSAEKRARQTIVKTERNRFYKTRIKNVTKAVVTAIESADKDTATVAMKTANKYLHHCVSKGVLKKGTAARKVSRLQTAVNAI, from the coding sequence ATGGCAAATCATAAATCAGCTGAAAAAAGAGCAAGACAAACAATCGTAAAGACTGAAAGAAACAGATTCTACAAAACAAGAATCAAAAATGTAACTAAAGCAGTAGTAACTGCAATTGAATCTGCAGACAAAGATACTGCAACTGTAGCAATGAAAACTGCAAATAAATATTTACACCATTGTGTATCTAAAGGTGTTCTTAAAAAAGGAACTGCTGCTAGAAAAGTTAGTAGATTACAAACTGCAGTTAACGCAATATAA
- the prfA gene encoding peptide chain release factor 1 gives MLQDKLQPFINRSEEINELLIAPDITSDIKKMTELSKEQSSIAPIVNKAKEYIQLINDIEENKMLLDDDELGELAKEELKDLEPRKPELEEEIKFLMIPKDPNDDKNIFLELRAGAGGDEAAIFVGDLFRAYLIYAENNGWKVEIMNTNDSESGGYKEVVVLIKGDLVYSKLKFESGTHRVQRVPATESQGRVHTSAITVAVMPEVDDVEIEIDPNDLKIDVMRASGNGGQSVNTTDSAVRITHLPSGLVVTNQDQKSQHKNKDKAMKVLKARLYDLEMNEKMQKEGADRKEQVGTGDRSGRIRTYNYPQNRISDHRINLTLYRLDYIMNDGLFDEVIDPLIADHQSRLIEANGL, from the coding sequence ATGCTACAGGATAAACTACAGCCTTTTATTAATAGATCTGAAGAAATTAATGAATTATTAATTGCTCCAGATATCACTAGTGATATAAAGAAAATGACTGAACTTTCAAAAGAACAGTCAAGTATCGCTCCAATTGTTAATAAAGCTAAAGAGTACATCCAATTAATCAATGATATAGAAGAGAATAAAATGCTTCTAGATGATGATGAATTAGGTGAACTTGCAAAAGAAGAGCTAAAAGACTTGGAGCCAAGAAAACCAGAATTAGAAGAAGAAATTAAATTTCTAATGATTCCTAAAGATCCTAATGATGATAAAAATATCTTCTTAGAGCTTAGAGCTGGTGCTGGTGGTGATGAAGCTGCTATTTTTGTAGGTGATCTTTTTAGAGCTTACTTAATATACGCAGAAAATAATGGTTGGAAAGTTGAAATCATGAACACTAATGATAGTGAATCTGGTGGATACAAAGAAGTTGTAGTCTTAATTAAAGGTGACCTTGTATACTCAAAATTAAAATTTGAGAGTGGTACACATAGAGTGCAAAGAGTTCCAGCAACTGAATCACAAGGGAGAGTTCATACTTCAGCAATTACTGTGGCAGTTATGCCAGAAGTAGATGATGTTGAAATTGAAATTGATCCTAATGATCTAAAAATTGACGTTATGAGAGCTAGTGGTAATGGTGGTCAATCTGTTAATACTACAGATTCAGCGGTACGAATCACACACCTTCCATCTGGACTTGTTGTAACAAATCAAGATCAAAAATCTCAACATAAGAATAAAGATAAAGCTATGAAAGTTTTAAAAGCTAGACTTTATGATTTAGAAATGAATGAGAAAATGCAAAAAGAAGGTGCTGACCGAAAAGAACAAGTCGGTACTGGAGATAGAAGTGGAAGAATTAGAACTTATAATTATCCACAAAATAGAATAAGTGATCACAGAATTAATCTAACTTTGTATCGTTTAGACTATATTATGAATGACGGTTTATTTGATGAAGTAATTGATCCTCTTATTGCTGATCATCAATCTAGACTTATTGAGGCTAATGGATTATAA
- a CDS encoding DUF1653 domain-containing protein codes for MLQLNQIYTHYKNKQSYIIINFCKIQENDIWVKAVIYKPDNCEELFVREYKEFEEKFILKP; via the coding sequence ATGCTTCAATTAAATCAAATATATACTCACTATAAAAATAAACAATCATATATAATAATCAATTTTTGTAAAATTCAAGAAAATGATATTTGGGTAAAAGCAGTTATTTATAAACCAGATAATTGTGAAGAACTATTTGTTAGAGAATACAAAGAGTTTGAAGAAAAGTTCATTTTAAAACCATAA